One part of the Malus sylvestris chromosome 2, drMalSylv7.2, whole genome shotgun sequence genome encodes these proteins:
- the LOC126592490 gene encoding uncharacterized protein LOC126592490, giving the protein MIWTKLVMFLTNIQLGSMRSHVIILSHLMIMISAIIFSLKPVLRISQYSSRLQPQGSAVNDRGDQIADPMEEDFLTRLSRSLDHWKPQGPAVSERRSDIRPNGRRSSYAPLFVSWLFIIYLFR; this is encoded by the exons ATGATTTGGACCAAGCTAGTTATGTTTTTGACCAACATCCAGCTCGGTTCTATGAGGAGTCATGTGATAATTCTGAGCCATCTAATGATTATGATCTCA GCCATCATATTCAGCCTCAAACCCGTTCTTAGAATCTCTCAGTACTCTTCCAGGCTCCAGCCACAGGGTTCGGCAGTCAATGACAGAGGAGATCAGATAGCCGACCCAATGGAGGAAGATTTTCTTACGCGCCTTTCTCGGTCTCTTGATCATTGGAAGCCACAGGGTCCAGCAGTCAGTGAGAGGAGATCAGATATCCGACCCAATGGACGAAGATCCTCTTACGCGCCTCTCTTTGTCTCTTGGTTATTCATCATCTACTTGTTCAGGTAA